In Pseudomonas sp. MM213, a genomic segment contains:
- a CDS encoding alpha/beta fold hydrolase, which translates to MQSSSNLFPVALISAERRGDLSEDVYRLKPGNSPDGTVELAVTRLGMADAPAHGGVPVILLHGSFSNRRFWFSPKGLGLGAYLARLGFDVWIAEMRGHGLSQRNQNYRKNRVADYARYDLPAIGAFVREQSGQVPHWIGHSLGGITLAAALGGGYIGEPVVASAAFFGTQVSRTYWPLKIPPVEWSGRFILKRFAQLSGSRLKRGPEDEPIGLALESMRWYGLFGRFGDADKDWWAGLADVQSPVLAVSAVSDHQDPAWACRKLFDQIGSEHKQFINLGREQGFGDNFGHVEMLVSKAAQAEVWPLVARWLSDQHTPLLGEKADLASAV; encoded by the coding sequence ATGCAAAGCAGCAGCAACCTATTTCCTGTCGCCCTGATCAGCGCCGAGCGGCGCGGTGATCTGAGCGAAGACGTCTATCGTTTGAAACCCGGCAACAGCCCTGACGGCACCGTGGAACTGGCCGTGACCCGTCTGGGCATGGCAGACGCACCCGCGCACGGTGGTGTGCCGGTGATTCTGTTGCACGGCAGCTTTTCCAATCGGCGCTTCTGGTTCTCCCCAAAAGGCCTGGGGTTGGGCGCTTATCTGGCGCGTCTGGGATTTGATGTGTGGATCGCGGAAATGCGCGGTCATGGCCTGTCCCAGCGCAACCAGAATTATCGCAAGAACCGCGTCGCCGACTACGCTCGTTACGATCTGCCGGCCATTGGCGCGTTCGTGCGCGAGCAGAGCGGCCAGGTTCCGCACTGGATCGGTCACTCGCTGGGTGGCATTACCCTGGCGGCAGCCTTGGGTGGCGGGTACATCGGGGAACCGGTCGTCGCGTCTGCGGCATTCTTCGGTACGCAAGTCAGCCGCACCTATTGGCCGTTGAAAATTCCGCCGGTGGAGTGGAGCGGGCGCTTCATTCTCAAGCGTTTCGCCCAATTGTCCGGTTCACGGCTCAAGCGCGGCCCGGAGGACGAGCCGATTGGCCTGGCCCTGGAAAGCATGCGTTGGTATGGCCTGTTCGGGCGTTTTGGCGATGCCGACAAGGATTGGTGGGCCGGATTGGCTGACGTTCAGAGCCCTGTGTTGGCCGTGAGTGCCGTCAGCGATCATCAGGATCCAGCGTGGGCGTGCCGCAAGTTGTTTGATCAGATCGGTTCCGAGCACAAACAATTCATCAACCTTGGCCGCGAGCAGGGCTTTGGCGACAATTTCGGTCACGTGGAAATGTTGGTCAGCAAAGCGGCTCAAGCCGAAGTCTGGCCGTTGGTGGCGCGTTGGCTGTCGGACCAGCACACGCCTTTGCTCGGTGAAAAAGCGGATTTGGCCTCGGCAGTCTGA
- the rraA gene encoding ribonuclease E activity regulator RraA, with protein sequence MNHYLTPDLCDAYPELVQVLEPMFSNFGGRDSFGGEIVTIKCFEDNSLVKEQAELKGNGKVLVVDGGGSLRRALLGDMIAEKAAKNGWEGMVIYGCIRDVDVIAQTDLGVQALASHPMKTDKRGIGDLNVVVTFAGVTFRPGEYIYADNNGVIISPSPLKMPE encoded by the coding sequence ATGAACCATTACCTCACGCCTGACCTGTGCGACGCCTATCCGGAACTGGTACAGGTGCTGGAACCGATGTTCAGCAATTTCGGCGGCCGTGATTCCTTCGGCGGCGAAATCGTGACCATCAAGTGCTTCGAAGACAACTCGCTGGTCAAGGAGCAAGCCGAACTCAAGGGTAATGGCAAGGTGTTGGTGGTCGATGGTGGCGGTTCCCTGCGTCGTGCGCTGCTGGGCGACATGATCGCCGAGAAAGCCGCTAAAAACGGTTGGGAAGGGATGGTGATCTACGGGTGCATCCGCGACGTCGATGTCATCGCGCAGACTGATCTGGGCGTTCAGGCCCTGGCCAGTCACCCGATGAAAACCGACAAGCGTGGCATTGGCGATCTCAACGTTGTGGTGACGTTTGCCGGTGTGACGTTCCGTCCAGGCGAATACATTTATGCGGACAATAATGGCGTGATCATCTCGCCAAGCCCGCTGAAGATGCCTGAATAA
- a CDS encoding zinc transporter ZntB has product MFEEENAQWGLVHALVLDGKGGARSIARTELDDLQLQAHESLWLHWDRSHPQTQTWLRKSSGLSEFSCDLLLEENTRPRLLQLSDSELLLFLRGVNLNPGAEPEDMVSVRIFASAQRVISLRLRPLRATDELLVQLAEGKGPKTASELILYMAQYLTNKVQDLVSCLSEVVDEEEEKLDADERYSPEHDSILQIRRRAAALKRFLAPQRDIFGQLTRIKLPWFVEDDGDYWNELNNSLTRYLEELELTRERVGLVLEAEDRRLSVRMNRTMYRFGIITGIFLPMSFLTGLLGINVGGIPFSASPYGFLIACLMMISVALGQWWLFRRLRWV; this is encoded by the coding sequence ATGTTCGAGGAAGAAAACGCGCAGTGGGGGCTGGTGCATGCCCTGGTGCTGGACGGTAAAGGCGGTGCGCGTTCGATAGCCCGGACTGAACTCGATGACTTGCAGCTTCAGGCCCATGAAAGCCTGTGGCTGCACTGGGATCGCAGTCACCCGCAAACCCAGACCTGGCTGCGCAAATCCAGCGGTCTGAGCGAATTCAGCTGTGATCTGCTGCTGGAAGAGAACACCCGTCCGCGTCTCTTACAGCTTTCCGACAGCGAACTGCTGCTATTTTTGCGTGGGGTCAACCTCAACCCCGGGGCCGAGCCGGAAGACATGGTCTCGGTGCGGATCTTCGCCTCGGCACAGCGGGTTATTTCCCTGCGCCTGCGTCCATTGCGCGCCACCGACGAGTTGCTGGTGCAGCTCGCGGAAGGCAAGGGGCCGAAGACTGCCTCCGAACTCATCCTTTATATGGCCCAGTACCTCACCAACAAAGTGCAGGATCTGGTCAGTTGCCTCTCGGAAGTGGTCGATGAGGAAGAAGAAAAACTGGATGCCGACGAACGGTATTCGCCCGAGCATGACTCCATTTTGCAGATCCGTCGCAGGGCTGCTGCGCTGAAACGTTTCCTGGCACCGCAGCGGGATATTTTCGGACAACTGACCCGGATAAAACTGCCCTGGTTTGTCGAAGATGACGGCGACTACTGGAACGAATTGAACAACAGCCTGACCCGCTATCTCGAGGAGCTGGAATTGACGCGGGAGCGGGTGGGGCTGGTCCTCGAGGCCGAGGACAGACGTTTGAGCGTGCGCATGAATCGCACGATGTACCGCTTCGGGATCATCACCGGAATCTTTTTGCCGATGAGTTTTCTGACCGGTCTTTTGGGTATCAACGTCGGCGGTATTCCGTTCTCTGCCAGCCCGTATGGCTTCCTGATTGCCTGCCTGATGATGATCTCGGTGGCACTGGGGCAGTGGTGGTTATTCCGACGTTTGCGCTGGGTATGA
- a CDS encoding mechanosensitive ion channel family protein gives MELDLWTQSLVTAMTALWTKVANFIPNLFGALVVLLLGFVVAKLLDTLLSKLLAKLGLDRLMGGTGLTKLLSRAGLQVPISTLIGKIVYWFVLLIFLVSAAESLGLERVSATLDMLALYLPKVFGAALVLLVGVLLAQLANGLVRGAAEGVGLDYAAGLGRIAQGLVIIISISVAISQLEVKTDLLNHVIVIVLITVGLAVALAMGLGSREIAGQILAGIYVRELYQVGQQVRVGEVEGQIEEIGTVKTTLLTDEGELVSLSNRILLEQHVSSR, from the coding sequence ATGGAACTTGATCTCTGGACTCAGAGCCTCGTCACTGCAATGACTGCGTTATGGACCAAGGTTGCGAATTTCATTCCGAACCTGTTCGGCGCACTGGTCGTGCTGCTGTTGGGTTTCGTCGTAGCGAAACTTTTGGATACTTTGCTGTCCAAGTTGCTCGCCAAGCTCGGTCTCGACCGCTTGATGGGCGGCACCGGTCTGACAAAATTGCTGTCCCGGGCCGGCCTTCAAGTGCCGATTTCGACGCTGATAGGCAAAATTGTCTATTGGTTCGTTTTGCTGATTTTTCTGGTTTCCGCAGCAGAATCGCTTGGACTTGAGCGAGTTTCGGCTACGCTGGACATGCTTGCGCTGTATTTGCCGAAAGTGTTTGGCGCCGCGCTGGTGCTGCTGGTAGGTGTTTTGCTGGCACAACTGGCCAATGGGCTGGTGCGAGGTGCGGCAGAGGGCGTAGGGCTGGATTACGCCGCCGGGCTGGGGCGAATTGCCCAGGGCCTGGTGATTATCATCAGTATTTCGGTCGCAATCAGCCAGTTGGAGGTCAAGACTGACCTGCTCAACCATGTGATTGTGATTGTTTTGATTACCGTTGGTCTGGCAGTGGCGCTGGCCATGGGGTTGGGAAGCCGGGAAATTGCCGGTCAGATTCTTGCGGGAATCTATGTGCGTGAGTTGTATCAGGTTGGGCAACAAGTGCGTGTTGGCGAGGTCGAAGGTCAGATCGAAGAGATCGGCACGGTTAAGACCACATTGCTGACCGATGAGGGTGAGCTAGTCTCTCTCTCTAATCGGATTCTCCTGGAGCAGCATGTGAGTAGCCGCTAA
- the sigX gene encoding RNA polymerase sigma factor SigX, translated as MNKAQSLSTRYDPRELSDEELVARSHTELFHVTRAYEELMRRYQRTLFNVCARYLGNDRDADDVCQEVMLKVLYGLKNFEGKSKFKTWLYSITYNECITQYRKERRKRRLMDALSLDPLEEASEEKAPKPEEKGGLDRWLVYVNPIDREILVLRFVAELEFQEIADIMHMGLSATKMRYKRALDKLREKFAGIAET; from the coding sequence TTGAATAAAGCTCAATCGCTCTCCACGCGCTACGACCCCCGCGAGCTCTCTGATGAGGAGTTGGTCGCGCGCTCGCATACCGAGCTGTTTCACGTAACGCGCGCCTATGAAGAATTGATGCGCCGTTACCAACGAACATTATTTAACGTTTGTGCACGATATCTTGGGAACGATCGCGATGCAGACGATGTCTGTCAGGAAGTGATGTTGAAGGTGTTGTATGGCTTGAAGAACTTCGAAGGTAAATCGAAGTTCAAGACATGGCTATATAGCATCACGTACAACGAGTGCATCACACAGTATCGGAAAGAACGGCGAAAGCGTCGCTTGATGGACGCATTGAGTCTGGACCCCCTCGAGGAAGCGTCTGAAGAAAAGGCGCCGAAACCCGAGGAGAAGGGCGGGCTTGATCGCTGGCTAGTGTATGTGAACCCGATTGACCGTGAAATTCTGGTGCTACGATTTGTCGCAGAGCTAGAGTTTCAGGAGATCGCAGACATCATGCACATGGGTTTGAGTGCGACAAAAATGCGTTACAAACGCGCTCTAGACAAATTGCGTGAGAAATTTGCAGGCATTGCTGAAACTTAG
- a CDS encoding OmpA family protein yields MKLKNTLGLAIGSLIAATSFGALAQGQGAVEIEGFAKKEYYDSQRDFKNDGNLFGGSVGYFLTDDVELRLGYDEVHNVRSESGKNIKGSNTALDALYHFNNPGDMLRPYVSAGFSDQSIGQNDRGGRNGSTFANVGGGAKLYFTDNFYARAGVEAQYNIDQGDTEWAPSVGIGVNFGGGSKPAAAPVPAPAEVCSDSDNDGVCDNVDKCPDTPANVTVDADGCPAVAEVVRVELDVKFDFDKSVVKTNSYGDIKNLADFMKQYPSTTTTVEGHTDNVGPDAYNQKLSERRANAVKQVLTNQYGVESSRVQSVGYGESRPVADNKTDAGRAVNRRVEAQVEAQAK; encoded by the coding sequence ATGAAACTGAAAAACACCTTGGGCTTGGCCATTGGTTCTCTTATTGCGGCCACTTCGTTCGGCGCATTGGCACAAGGCCAAGGCGCAGTTGAAATCGAAGGCTTTGCAAAGAAAGAGTATTACGATAGCCAGCGCGATTTCAAAAACGACGGCAACCTGTTCGGTGGTTCGGTTGGTTACTTCCTGACCGACGACGTTGAACTGCGTCTGGGCTACGACGAAGTGCACAACGTTCGTAGCGAGTCGGGCAAGAACATCAAGGGCTCCAACACTGCCCTGGACGCTCTGTACCACTTCAACAACCCAGGCGACATGCTGCGTCCGTACGTTTCGGCCGGCTTCTCCGATCAGAGCATCGGTCAGAACGATCGCGGTGGTCGTAACGGTTCCACCTTCGCCAACGTTGGCGGCGGTGCCAAGCTGTACTTCACTGACAATTTCTACGCCCGTGCCGGCGTTGAAGCTCAGTACAACATCGACCAAGGTGACACCGAGTGGGCTCCAAGCGTCGGTATCGGTGTGAACTTCGGTGGCGGCTCCAAGCCTGCAGCTGCTCCAGTTCCAGCACCAGCTGAAGTCTGCTCCGACAGCGACAACGATGGCGTTTGCGACAACGTTGACAAGTGCCCGGACACCCCAGCCAACGTAACTGTTGACGCTGATGGCTGCCCAGCAGTTGCCGAAGTCGTTCGTGTTGAGCTGGACGTTAAGTTCGATTTCGACAAATCTGTTGTTAAAACCAACAGCTACGGCGACATCAAGAACCTGGCTGACTTCATGAAGCAGTACCCATCCACCACCACTACTGTTGAAGGTCACACTGACAACGTCGGTCCTGACGCTTACAACCAGAAACTGTCTGAGCGTCGTGCAAACGCCGTTAAGCAAGTTCTGACCAACCAGTACGGTGTTGAATCGTCCCGCGTTCAGTCTGTTGGCTACGGCGAATCCCGCCCAGTTGCTGACAACAAAACTGACGCTGGCCGCGCTGTAAACCGTCGCGTAGAAGCGCAGGTTGAAGCTCAAGCTAAGTAA
- the cobA gene encoding uroporphyrinogen-III C-methyltransferase, with protein MNAKVWLVGAGPGDPELLTLKAVRALSEADVVLIDDLVNGAVLEHCPQARIIPVGKRGGCRSTPQAFIHRLMLRYARHGKCVVRLKGGDPCIFGRGGEEAQWLRERGVDVELVNGITAGLAGATQCDIPLTLRGVARGVTLVTAHTQDGSSLNWQALAQSGTTLVVYMGVAKLSEIREQLLAGGMAADTPVAMIENASLPHQRECRSDLTAMEEDACAFELKSPAILVIGVVAARPETCRSQLAGEELEITAACQA; from the coding sequence ATGAACGCAAAAGTCTGGCTGGTGGGTGCGGGTCCTGGTGACCCGGAATTGCTGACCCTCAAAGCCGTCAGGGCGTTGAGCGAAGCGGATGTGGTGCTGATCGACGATCTGGTGAATGGCGCCGTGCTGGAACATTGCCCGCAGGCGCGGATCATTCCGGTGGGCAAGCGCGGTGGCTGTCGCTCGACGCCTCAGGCGTTCATTCATCGATTGATGCTGCGTTATGCCCGCCACGGCAAATGCGTGGTGCGGCTCAAGGGTGGCGATCCGTGCATTTTTGGGCGGGGCGGTGAAGAAGCGCAGTGGCTGCGCGAACGCGGGGTCGACGTGGAGCTGGTCAATGGCATCACCGCCGGGCTGGCCGGTGCGACGCAATGCGATATTCCGCTGACCCTGCGGGGCGTGGCGCGCGGCGTGACGCTGGTCACGGCCCACACTCAGGATGGCAGCAGCCTGAATTGGCAAGCCCTGGCGCAAAGTGGCACAACGCTGGTGGTGTACATGGGCGTGGCGAAGCTCAGTGAAATTCGCGAGCAACTGCTGGCCGGAGGGATGGCGGCGGATACGCCGGTGGCGATGATTGAAAACGCTTCCCTGCCGCATCAACGGGAATGTCGGAGCGATCTGACAGCGATGGAGGAAGATGCCTGCGCCTTTGAGTTGAAAAGCCCGGCGATTCTGGTGATCGGTGTTGTAGCGGCACGCCCCGAAACCTGTAGGAGCCAGCTCGCTGGCGAAGAACTTGAGATCACCGCAGCGTGTCAGGCTTAA